Proteins encoded by one window of Blautia faecicola:
- a CDS encoding GGDEF domain-containing protein — MVYQSDGQINHSVSYTFKIGDENWKFEVTPKSGWRNVTLLIIIIGMFLTISLLLSVLSRVWLVEKEHKKKFQILARTDSLTNIYNRYGFDEFAEKMIQKNPKAHFVAALLDIDDFKFINDIYGHNYGDRALKNLADSMKAFFPSDALLGRNGGDEFCILLPNCTFSEAAIQLQKFTKLPKSFSYHGKEHAFYISLGYAEYPTFASNRSQLMRCADAALYEIKLHGKNGCMVYREGLRSGARKQLGFTFKNIAEHLPGAFIIYRADKEDDELFFANAEFLHMSGYKDIDELFRLTKKSFRNLIREDEQQQIESSIWEQIDNGNENDYIHFHLRKADGTYFSVLDHGRIVESPQYGKVFYVLFMDWEDMHIRYNDKFAR, encoded by the coding sequence GTGGTTTATCAATCAGATGGGCAAATAAATCATTCTGTTTCTTATACTTTTAAAATAGGAGATGAAAACTGGAAATTTGAAGTAACTCCTAAAAGTGGATGGAGAAATGTCACACTACTGATAATCATCATCGGAATGTTTCTTACAATAAGCCTTCTCCTGTCAGTTCTTAGCAGAGTATGGTTAGTAGAAAAAGAACATAAGAAAAAGTTTCAGATACTGGCGCGCACAGATTCTCTTACAAATATTTATAACCGCTATGGATTTGATGAATTTGCAGAAAAAATGATTCAAAAAAATCCAAAAGCACATTTTGTGGCTGCGCTCCTTGATATCGATGATTTCAAGTTTATTAATGATATCTATGGACATAATTACGGAGACAGGGCATTAAAAAATCTTGCAGACAGCATGAAGGCTTTTTTCCCATCCGATGCATTACTTGGAAGAAATGGTGGTGACGAATTCTGCATTCTTTTACCAAATTGTACCTTTTCAGAAGCAGCTATACAGCTGCAGAAATTCACCAAACTTCCTAAATCATTCTCATACCATGGTAAGGAACATGCATTTTATATTTCTCTAGGATATGCAGAATATCCAACATTTGCATCCAATCGTTCACAGCTCATGCGCTGCGCAGATGCCGCTCTTTATGAAATAAAGCTTCATGGAAAAAATGGTTGTATGGTCTACAGAGAAGGACTTCGGTCAGGTGCCCGCAAACAGCTTGGATTCACATTCAAGAATATCGCGGAACATCTTCCAGGTGCATTCATCATATACAGAGCTGACAAAGAAGATGATGAACTATTTTTTGCAAATGCTGAATTTCTTCATATGTCCGGATATAAAGATATAGATGAACTGTTCAGACTTACTAAGAAAAGTTTTCGCAACTTGATTCGTGAAGATGAACAGCAACAGATAGAATCAAGTATCTGGGAACAGATTGACAATGGTAATGAAAATGACTATATTCACTTTCATCTTCGAAAAGCTGACGGAACTTATTTTTCTGTTCTTGATCATGGAAGAATTGTAGAGAGTCCGCAATACGGGAAAGTATTTTACGTATTGTTCATGGATTGGGAAGATATGCATATTCGTTACAATGATAAATTCGCAAGATAA